The Pongo pygmaeus isolate AG05252 chromosome 11, NHGRI_mPonPyg2-v2.0_pri, whole genome shotgun sequence genome includes a region encoding these proteins:
- the LOC134737692 gene encoding uncharacterized protein LOC134737692 encodes MTGQGGETHFEVLAASRTRLSLTLQEERNPGRMLHSPSLGQPLHPGPRMLQIRANSRSGNLFPAAFPSSSAAWKQVQQKAEAKVFPRPQLRRLGPQGLLSGGRGLQRPNCAALRHRARAQVSGSWRPLQCVLATRRKELTKRGRPRSAAPSSASPPRTPGPAFTAIRPNRSSVPPQSQPASLPPRRLGFLRAPHRTPPGPAILQHFLSWKGLHGGPSAPAALPAFLPAPPRRCQYRCPG; translated from the coding sequence ATGACTGGGCAGGGCGGCGAAACACACTTTGAAGTCCTGGCAGCTTCCCGGACTCGACTGAGTTTAACACTCCAGGAGGAGAGGAACCCAGGGAGGATGCTTCACTCGCCCTCGCTTGGCCAGCCCCTTCACCCAGGGCCGAGGATGTTACAAATACGGGCAAATTCTCGCTCCGGCAATCTTTTCCCTGCTGCCTTCCCCTCCTCATCTGCAGCCTGGAAGCAAGTTCAGCAAAAGGCTGAGGCGAAAGTGTTTCCGCGCCCCCAATTGCGCAGGCTCGGTCCACAGGGGCTACTTTCCGGGGGGCGTGGGCTGCAGCGGCCCAACTGCGCGGCGCTCCGGCATCGCGCCCGGGCTCAAGTTTCTGGGTCTTGGAGGCCCCTCCAATGCGTCCTAGCCACTCGCCGCAAAGAGTTAACCAAGCGGGGCCGGCCCCGCTCCGCCGCCCCCAGCAGCGCGTCTCCACCGCGCACCCCCGGCCCCGCGTTCACTGCTATCCGCCCGAACCGCAGCTCTGTCCCGCCCCAGAGCCAGCCAGCCTCCCTCCCGCCCCGCCGACTTGGCTTCCTGCGCGCTCCTCACCGCACTCCTCCGGGCCCCGCGATCCTCCAGCACTTCCTCAGCTGGAAAGGGCTTCACGGAGGACCCTCTGCCCCCGCCGCTCTCCCCGCTTTCCTCCCCGCACCCCCCAGGAGGTGCCAGTACCGATGCCCTGGATGA